The nucleotide window GCACGGAAGTAATTGATACCTTATCCCATTTATTCACGTTTCTTAAAAGCCCTGTAACTTCTCCCGGGAGGTCAATACCGGTCTTTGAACCAAAACCATAAGCCAGGTATTCCTGATACAAATCAGCCGGCTTTAGTTTCATTGCCAGTTTTACCGTACCGATGTTGGATGAAACCTTTATTATTTCAGCCGCCGTCAGGTCGCCGTGTTTCTCATGGTCGTGAATAGTCCTGTTATATTTGCCTATTTTAAAAACCTCTTTGCCCATTCCACAGTAGGTTTTTTCGTCATCGGAATTGGGAAACTTTTTCAGATAAGCGGCCATTGTAAATATTTTAAAAGTGGAACCGGGTTCGTACATATCGGTTATAATACGGTTCCTTTTTTTATCGGCATTGGCCGTGGCCGGGGTATTAGGGTCATAAGACGGATAATTTACAGCCGCGTAAATCGCCCCTGTCTCCGGATTCATGACAATTATGCTGCCGGATTTCGCCCTGCTTTTATTAACGGTCTCTTCCAGCTGGCGGTAAGCCGCGTACTGAATATTTCCGTCTATAGTGGTATAGACATCCGCGCCGCGTTCGGCTTTTTTTATTTTTTTATTACCTATCAGTATAGGCCTTCTTTTGGCATCAACGCGGATTTCTTCCCTGCCAAGTTTCCCTTTCATGTATTTCTCGTAAGCCATTTCAATGCCTTCAAGCCCTTTATTATCAGTACCGGCAAAGCCTGTAATGTGCGCGGTTATTTCGCCGTAAGGGTAATACCTTTTTTCTTCCGACCGCGAAAATACGCCGGGTATCTTTTTATCAAGTATTTCATCCGCGATTGAGGAAGGAACTTTTCTTTTGATATATTCAAACCCGCTGCGGCTTTTAAGTTTGGACAGCACAAACTGCCTGCTTAAACCCAGTTTTTTGCTCAAAAAGTCCGCTGTCCTGTCTTTATACTTTACGTTTCTTGGGGTGACGCAGATGCTCTCCGTTTTTATGCTCATGGCAAGCTGCCTGCCGGTGCTGTCATATATGGCGCCCCTGCCTATCTGCTTTTTCACTGTTGACATCTGCCCTTTATCCGCGCGGTCTTTTAACGACGAATGCATTATCACCTGAAGAAAAAGAAGGCGTACAAAAAGCACGGCAAGCACAAAAACAAACGCCGCCAGTACCAGCTCTATTCTCTTTTCTTCGGAAAAAACGCCGTGCTTCAACCTTATACCCCTTTGCCCGCTTTAAAAGAAACCAAGCGCGCTGAACTCTTTTTTTATGACATATACATCGCCGGGCCTGGCCGCTCTAAAACCGTACCGTTCCCTTGCAACCTTTTCAATTCCGCTTCCGGACATGGCCACCTGTACTTTCATTTCAAGCATTTTATTCTGGGATTTAAGGGTATCCCGCTCCCTGATAAGTTCATTTACGTCATAATTTAATTTGGCGCTCTGGGTGTAAAACCACACCACAAGAAGAAAAGGAAACGCCAATAAGACTATACGCCCTATAATTTTATTCGCTCCGCCTCTGGCAGGCCTTACGCTTCCCGCGTTTAAGCCCCTTAAAAACCTGTTTGAAAACTCCGCCACTGTCTTCTCCTGAATTTTTATTGCCGCTAAAGTTTTTCCGCGCACCTTAATTTCGCGCTTCTTGCGCGGGGATTCTGCCTTGTCTCCTCAAAAGATGCTGTTACGGGTTTCTTTGTCACCGCTTCAAGTTCTTTTATCTTATGGCATATGCACGGCCTGTATCCGCAGTCGCAGCCGCGCGATTTTTCCCTGATAAAGTTTTTAACTATCCTGTCTTCAAGCGAATGGAATGAAATCACGCACATTCTTCCGCCCGGTACTAAAAGCGAGGCCGCGCTCTTAATACTTTTTTCAAGCGCGCCCAGTTCGTTATTTACCTCTATCCTTATTGCCTGAAACACTTTTGTGGCCGGGTGTATCTTTTCTTTGCCAAACTTTGCTTTTTTGATTATCTCCGCAAGCTCCAACGTTCCCTTCACCGGCCTGCTTTTCATTATGAAATCGGCTATTTTCGCGTAATACCCTTCTTCTCCGTAATCTTTTATCACACGCTCCAGGTCCGCCCTGTTGTACCTGTTCACCACATCATCAGCGGACAAGGGCGACGTTTCATCCATTCTCATGTCAAGCGGCGCGTCTTTCATGAAAGAAAAGCCGCGTGTGCCGTCATCAAGCTGCATGCTTGATACTCCAAGGTCGTAAACTATCCCGCTTATTGACTGCGAACCCTGTTCATGCACTATCTTTTCAAGATCTTTAAAATTGCCTTTTATCGCCTTAAAATTAGAATATCCTTTAAGCCTGTCAGACGCGTATTCAAGAGCCCTGTCGTCCTGATCTATACCTATTAAAAAGGCCTCAGGTGACATATCTTTTAATATCCTTTCGCTATGTCCTCCGAAGCCCAGCGTTGCGTCCACCCACAGCCCTTTTTTCCCGGCCAACCGCAGAAATTCCGCGGTTTCTTCAAGAAGTACGGTCTTGTGGGAAAATGTCATATAAGGCAGCTAAAAGCCCTGACCGCTTCTTCTTCATTCGCAAAGAAATCAAATTCGCCCCAATACCCGGCGTAAACAAAGAGATTGCGGACGTAATCATTGGCGCCTATAATTTTAATATCGCCGCCAAGGCTGCGGACCCTTTCCTTTCTTTCATTTAAGTACTCTATTCCACTTACATTTATATGCGTCACTCCGGCAAAATCAATTATAAATAAGAACTGTTCCATCTCTATAAAACTGTTTATTATCTCTTTTAAGGCGATGATATCTTCAAGCGCTATCTCGCCCTTCATGATAAGCATTACGAATTTTTTTGATGTTGTCTGTACACTCATTTTATTTCCTCCCTATTTGTTGTTATCGTCAAAAGTATTTTTATCCCATATTTCAAACCTGTCCCCGATGCCCGCAAACACCACATTTTTTCCAATTTTAGCGTATTCCTTAAGGAATGGAGGAATAATTATCCTTCCCGCCTTGTCAATATTTACGGATTCCGTATTTGCAAGTTTTGCCCTCATATACTTTAAATCGCGTTCCTGTTCATCAAGTTTTGTCCCTTCCGCGTACTGTTCCATCATTTTTTCCCACTTCTCCGGCGCAAAGACCTCTATGCACTTGTCTTTGCTTTTTGAAAGAACAAGGGTTGCGCGTTTATCCGGGTCAGAAGTTATCTCTTCAATATATTTTTTATACCTGGACGGAATACTTACGCGGCCTTTTTCATCAAGGCTGTGCTCATGCTGCCCTATAAAACCAATTTTTATCACTATAGCGCTCCTTTAAATAAATCCATCCCACTTTTTCCCACTATTTGCCTAAATTATACCCCAAAACACTGTTTTGTCAATACATATATCCCACCCGCGGTATGATTTACACTTGTATTTTTGCCTTATTTTTAAGATGTTTTTTGACTTATCCCCAAAAAAATGAAAATAGTTGTAGTTTAAATGCATTATTTTTTGTTTTTTTATATTATTTTAAAACAGATTTAAATGATATTAATACCTTTTGCCCATCAATATACTGATTTGAGTATTTGATTTACCTGAAAAACGCCGAATTCTTTTTTTAAAATTCTATCCGGCTTAAAGGGTTGTTTTTAAAACGGCGTTCTTCTCTTATTCTGCGTTTTGAACGGCGCGCGGTTTCAAAAGTTTTCCCCATATAACCGCCCTTCATACGCCTTTCTTCCTGCCTGCGTTCGCTGCCTGACCTTCTGTTATTGAAAGCGGACATATATATCACCGCCTTTTTACTTTTCTGTCTTCCCAATGCAATTATAGCCCCGAATAAGCGTAAGGTCAAATAGAGGCTTGGACGCTTGGAAGTTTGGAGGCTTGGTAAAGATAATTACACAATCCAACTGCAACCGCCCCGGGCTGAAGCCCGCGCCTACCACTGCCACCACAAAAACCACAAAATAAAAATGTTAAAATTATTTATAAAATAAGGGTTATGCGTGTTTTTTCAGAAATAAAAAACAAAATTATTTTGATGAAAATTCAAAAAAGATAATTGCCGCAGCCGCTGCCACGTTCAGCGATTCCACATCACCGGGATAGTGTATTTTTATTTTATTTTTTGATATTTGTTTTATCTCTTCACTGACGCCCATTCCTTCACTGCCAAATACCAAAACCGTTTTGCCTTCTGTTTTTACTTTTTTGATATCAATGCCGTCATTTACGTCTGTTACAAAAAACCTGTATTCACGGGCAAAATCAGCAATTTCTTCAGCACTTATTATTTTTGCATTCACTTTAAAAACCGCGCCGGCTGACGCGCGTATGGTTTTTTCCGAATAAATTCCTGCGCAGCCGTCAGTTAAAATATACGTATTAAACCCAAAAGCCGCGCCGCTTCTTATTATAGCGCCAAGGTTGGAAGGATCCTGAATTCCGTCCAGCAAAATGATATTTTGCTCGGATTTGAAGTCGTTAAGTGTTTTTTGCGGCACCCTGCACAGCGCCAGAAATCCCGCGGGAGTTTTAACAGACGCAAAACGGCTTATGTCATTTGATTTTACTTTTTCTGCTGCGGATATTAGAGTGCTGAATTTTTCAAGCAGCTGTTTATTATCATAAAAAAACCCTTCCACCTTTATCCCGGCATCCAGCGCCTCTTCAAGTATTTTCTCCGTATCAACAAGAAAGAAACCTTCATCTTTCATTGCTTTTTTATCTTTTAAAAGAGACTGTATTTTTTTATCCATAATTACCCGCTTTTTTATTTATATTCCCTTATTCTAATCGCCGCGTCTTTATCAAACGTCGGCAGGTCCAGCCTTAAATCTTCTTCATGTTTTATTACCTGTTTTTTATCAGTCACGCCGCCTGTATAAGTGTCAAAATACTCAATCACATAACGGCCGGGCCTTAAATCCGAAACATCTATATAACTGCCTTCAACTTTATCCGTCTGCGTGTTTTCCCATGTATAGTCCCTGTGTTTGTACCAGATATACGCGGAAGCTTCACTCTGCACTCCCGCAATAAAAACAGGCGCGATTGAAGGGTCGGTAAAATCAGTTATTTCCACGTAATCAAGTTTAATCCAGTCCGCGCCGGTATTTTTTATTGTTACCTCATTATCCCCAGCGTGCAGGTCAACGGTATATGTAAGTTTGCAGTCCGCCTGATAAACATTTAATTCTTTCTGAAAAACCGCCCCGGGCTGATCTTTAGCGTTTATTTCAGTTTTAAAAACACGCTCGCCGTTTATTTCCACCAGAAGCGTATTATTATCAGATACTTTATTAATGCCTATAATCAGCTTCGCCGGAAATCTGTTGGTCATTACAAGTACAGGGTCATTTTTCATTTCCGGTTTTAATTCCCCGTAAAGAAACGCCATAAACTGGTCTGTGTTTAAAGCGTCCCCGGCAGGGGTGATTATAAACCTGTTCTTTTTTGCTTTTGCCTGCCTGTCTTCAGGGTATATTTTTACGCTTCCCGGTTTTTTATTTTCGTAATCATAGTAATACGCTTTTTCCGCGCGCAGC belongs to Candidatus Goldiibacteriota bacterium and includes:
- a CDS encoding PASTA domain-containing protein, with amino-acid sequence MKHGVFSEEKRIELVLAAFVFVLAVLFVRLLFLQVIMHSSLKDRADKGQMSTVKKQIGRGAIYDSTGRQLAMSIKTESICVTPRNVKYKDRTADFLSKKLGLSRQFVLSKLKSRSGFEYIKRKVPSSIADEILDKKIPGVFSRSEEKRYYPYGEITAHITGFAGTDNKGLEGIEMAYEKYMKGKLGREEIRVDAKRRPILIGNKKIKKAERGADVYTTIDGNIQYAAYRQLEETVNKSRAKSGSIIVMNPETGAIYAAVNYPSYDPNTPATANADKKRNRIITDMYEPGSTFKIFTMAAYLKKFPNSDDEKTYCGMGKEVFKIGKYNRTIHDHEKHGDLTAAEIIKVSSNIGTVKLAMKLKPADLYQEYLAYGFGSKTGIDLPGEVTGLLRNVNKWDKVSITSVPYGQEVAVSSLQLVRAYAAIANGGKLVTPYLIEKIQKNGRTVYRHRIKKQDGPATGSRREKLVSMLETVTEKDGSGKKAAVAGYRVAGKTGTAQKHRTDGKGYAANKYVASFIGFMPADNPKTVTLVTIDEPQGFVYFGGDLAGPIFRNLNTMMASYFKVLPEETVIAKAEESGDNFQTAKMPRIKDKTFNEAKLLLAEEKIKYQRHGFGKVVIAQEPEPGEKMVSGKYAQIFLGDENNDNKEKTYMPNVKGMTVRRAMEVLRLYGLNAKCTGSGFAVSQEPKPGVAMKKGAVCTVSFDMRDGV
- a CDS encoding STAS domain-containing protein, whose protein sequence is MSVQTTSKKFVMLIMKGEIALEDIIALKEIINSFIEMEQFLFIIDFAGVTHINVSGIEYLNERKERVRSLGGDIKIIGANDYVRNLFVYAGYWGEFDFFANEEEAVRAFSCLI
- the mraZ gene encoding division/cell wall cluster transcriptional repressor MraZ produces the protein MIKIGFIGQHEHSLDEKGRVSIPSRYKKYIEEITSDPDKRATLVLSKSKDKCIEVFAPEKWEKMMEQYAEGTKLDEQERDLKYMRAKLANTESVNIDKAGRIIIPPFLKEYAKIGKNVVFAGIGDRFEIWDKNTFDDNNK
- a CDS encoding RNA methyltransferase; protein product: MDKKIQSLLKDKKAMKDEGFFLVDTEKILEEALDAGIKVEGFFYDNKQLLEKFSTLISAAEKVKSNDISRFASVKTPAGFLALCRVPQKTLNDFKSEQNIILLDGIQDPSNLGAIIRSGAAFGFNTYILTDGCAGIYSEKTIRASAGAVFKVNAKIISAEEIADFAREYRFFVTDVNDGIDIKKVKTEGKTVLVFGSEGMGVSEEIKQISKNKIKIHYPGDVESLNVAAAAAIIFFEFSSK
- the rsmH gene encoding 16S rRNA (cytosine(1402)-N(4))-methyltransferase RsmH, producing the protein MTFSHKTVLLEETAEFLRLAGKKGLWVDATLGFGGHSERILKDMSPEAFLIGIDQDDRALEYASDRLKGYSNFKAIKGNFKDLEKIVHEQGSQSISGIVYDLGVSSMQLDDGTRGFSFMKDAPLDMRMDETSPLSADDVVNRYNRADLERVIKDYGEEGYYAKIADFIMKSRPVKGTLELAEIIKKAKFGKEKIHPATKVFQAIRIEVNNELGALEKSIKSAASLLVPGGRMCVISFHSLEDRIVKNFIREKSRGCDCGYRPCICHKIKELEAVTKKPVTASFEETRQNPRARSAKLRCAEKL